The following coding sequences lie in one Lolium perenne isolate Kyuss_39 chromosome 2, Kyuss_2.0, whole genome shotgun sequence genomic window:
- the LOC127334946 gene encoding MEIOTIC F-BOX protein MOF, producing MARTMGPSGKRPAGNADRLSDLPDGLIHYIMSFLTVREAVQTCMLSRRWEDLWCSMPFISIDEQDFRPSAIGLGSEYLDDDYEDEFEDDIDYTRFEDFVTNLLMFHSAPILDSFRFHAVCHAVSHREIKFINSWLCRCIKRCPKVVEIHSTGDCKLPRFGSGSSRLSRLHLTGITLERTFARQLPCSSYPVLEDLELKRCKLDDDAEIASCTLKNLTIEDCTTSNPSALTIKAPSLTYLQLFITAFGQNWHAVTVDEMPFLVKATIHLKHSTAILPCKLLYSLIYVRDLELTGLRTLDNLHIGSGTFPVFHNLRSLLLDKCDLSDNCDILGSFLNNAPCLEKLTLQLCELPEGSNKSKGGGNVEKTSLEYQDTASFQCPSLKWTEIKYREDDDVQRLFNLILGVWRNLQKTGLVIKKASRSYSMM from the exons ATGGCACGGACGATGGGCCCTTCCGGCAAACGGCCCGCTGGCAATGCCGACAGGTTAAGTGATCTCCCTGATGGTCTCATCCACTATATCATGTCGTTCCTCACGGTCCGGGAGGCCGTGCAAACGTGCATGCTGTCACGGCGGTGGGAGGACCTATGGTGCTCCATGCCTTTCATCAGCATCGATGAGCAGGACTTCCGCCCCTCCGCAATCGGGCTGGGATCAGAGTATTTGGACGACGACTATGAGGATGAGTTTGAGGATGACATTGACTACACTAGGTTTGAGGATTTCGTCACCAATCTGCTCATGTTTCACAGCGCACCAATATTGGATAGCTTCCGGTTCCATGCTGTTTGCCATGCCGTTTCTCATCGTGAGATCAAGTTTATCAACTCATGGCTATGCCGTTGCATCAAGCGATGCCCCAAAGTGGTGGAGATCCATTCGACCGGCGATTGTAAATTACCACGTTTTGGTTCCGGTTCTTCACGCCTAAGCAGGCTGCATCTTACAGGGATTACTCTGGAAAGAACTTTTGCACGGCAACTTCCTTGTTCTAGCTACCCGGTCCTGGAGGATTTGGAGCTCAAGCGCTGCAAGCTTGACGATGATGCAGAAATTGCATCTTGCACACTCAAGAATTTAACCATCGAGGATTGTACAACTTCCAATCCCAGTGCGTTGACTATCAAAGCTCCGTCTCTTACTTACTTGCAGCTGTTCATTACTGCTTTTGGTCAGAACTGGCATGCTGTTACAGTAGATGAGATGCCGTTCCTCGTCAAAGCCACCATTCACTTGAAACACTCCACAGCGATACTGCCATGCAAGCTTCTCTACAGCCTAATTTATGTCAGGGATTTAGAACTGACTGGTCTTCGAACGCTG GATAATTTACACATTGGATCGGGTACTTTCCCAGTGTTCCATAATTTGAGAAGCTTACTGCTCGACAAATGTGATCTGAGTGACAACTGTGATATACTGGGAAGCTTTCTGAACAATGCCCCTTGTTTAGAGAAGCTTACTCTGCAACTATGTGAG CTTCCAGAAGGTTCCAACAAAAGCAAAGGAGGAGGAAACGTGGAGAAGACATCTCTAGAATATCAGGACACGGCATCTTTCCAGTGCCCAAGCCTGAAGTGGACTGAAATCAAATACCGAGAGGACGACGACGTTCAAAGATTGTTTAACCTTATACTTGGCGTTTGGAGAAACCTGCAGAAGACTGGTCTTGTGATTAAGAAGGCTTCAAGAAGTTACTCTATGATGTGA